The window ATCAAACTGATTTTGGATggaatttatgattttaattcaaAGCAATATATGTTCCTCTAAAATCTATATGCataacttttcttttatgtaattttGTCACCTGTGAGTAATACTCCTGTAATGTGCACTGTCACAGGGCTGCAAGCCACCTCCATCTGAGATTGCTGGCATGCCAGCAAACATCAGTGCATGCTCCTCAATTCAACCAAGCCCGCAATCCTCAAATTTTGCAAGCCCTGTGCCTTCCTACCATGCTAGTCCCTCATCCTCCTCATTCCCAAGTCCTACTTGTTTCGATGGAAACTCCTCCACGTACCTCCTCCCTTTCCTCCGAAACATAGCTTCCATCCCCACAAACCTCCCGCCTCTTAGAATATCCAATAGTGCTCCTGTAACCCCACCACGTTCCTCCCCTACATGTAGAAGTTCAAAGCGGAAAGTTGACTGGGAATCCCTCTCAAATGGCTCCCTAAACTCGTTTCGCCATCCCTTTTTTGCAGCTTCTGCCCCTTCAAGTCCTACACGGCGCCCCCATCTAACACCTGCCACAATTCCAGAATGTGACGAGTCTGATGCCTCTACCGTGGACTCTGGCCGTTGGTTGAGTTTTCAGGGAGTGGCACCTCAAGTAGCCCCTCCTTCACCGACATTTAATCTTGTTAAAGCAGTGGATCAACAGTGTGCTTTTCAGATTGGAGTTGATAGGCATGAAGGTTTGAGCTGGGGAGTAGCAGCAGAAAGGGGGAGAGGTGCTGAGTTTGAGTTTGAGAATTGTAGGGTGAAGCCATGGGAGGGTGAGAGGATTCATGAGATTGGGGTGGATGATCTTGAGCTCACACTTGGAAGTGGAAAGGTCCATGGTCAAGCCTCCATTGATGATCTAGCCTGGGAACGTAGCAGCAAGTAGCTTGAATTCATTGCTCATTCAATGGCgtagttgtttttttcttaaccaaTGGCATGCATCGCTTGGGTTTTACCTGAGGCTACTACCAGCTTGGGAAGACTGCGAGTTCACAATTGATGCCTCCTATCGTATTTCAGATCGATGtacagtttttgttttttttgaaggCTAGCAAGAATCGGAATTTATTATAGGATTCAGTCGCTGATAAGCAAAAAATTATGCCTCATGGAAGGGGCTAAAAGTCCCCTAATTTTCGTATGGGGAAAAAGACCAGAGCGAATGATATGGATTGTGGAAGGTTATACACTTCcttctcttgtttatgcttacAGCATCTGCTTCAAATTTCATTGATGATATAAAGCTGTAATGGGGAGGGACGACGGTCTCACAAGCTTCAATTACAGAGATTGTGTTCCTTTTGTTCGTTTGGGTTTGAATATTTTCTTACCCTCGTAGACATTTCAAAGAAACATGAACTCAAAACAACTGAAGGTTTCtaattattatccttttgaTGGCAAAAGCAACACCAtccataattaataaattaaaagtgcTGAAACAATTTTATTCTATCTAGGTTGGGTTAGCTAGGTTACAAAAATAGACATGTTAGGTTTGGTTATGAAGACAGTATTCTAAACAAGTTAAAAGTAAACGACTCGAAGATATATTGAGCATCGCTTGTCTTTCGGTTCTAATAACAATCTAGTGctatttttgaaaagaattaatattaatattttttttattttaaattaatatttttatatatttttaaattattttaatgggctaaagtaaaaatattttaaaaaataaaaacatattattttaaattttttcaaataaaaacactttaagaaacaactatcattatattttcaaata is drawn from Populus nigra chromosome 5, ddPopNigr1.1, whole genome shotgun sequence and contains these coding sequences:
- the LOC133695146 gene encoding BES1/BZR1 homolog protein 2-like; translated protein: MTAGGSSTRLPTWKERENNMRRERRRRAIAAKIYTGLRTQGNYKLPKHCDNNEVLKALCAEAGWIVEEDGTTYRKGCKPPPSEIAGMPANISACSSIQPSPQSSNFASPVPSYHASPSSSSFPSPTCFDGNSSTYLLPFLRNIASIPTNLPPLRISNSAPVTPPRSSPTCRSSKRKVDWESLSNGSLNSFRHPFFAASAPSSPTRRPHLTPATIPECDESDASTVDSGRWLSFQGVAPQVAPPSPTFNLVKAVDQQCAFQIGVDRHEGLSWGVAAERGRGAEFEFENCRVKPWEGERIHEIGVDDLELTLGSGKVHGQASIDDLAWERSSK